A genome region from Syntrophaceae bacterium includes the following:
- a CDS encoding LuxR family transcriptional regulator: protein MAQTPSKRPHGDVRGPLSARDYLANLWKIPFIEDREPAKIDIALRERIKELNCLYAIARLAERHHDSMEDFLKALVELLPLSWQYPEIACARIVIEDRTYRSRDFRLTKWRQTAPILVHGEPVGDVTIFYLEERPAADEGPFLKEERVLIDEVATRIGSIAVRIAAEKELQEINKQLSVERQALQEANAALRAVLAKIEEEKKQTYRDIQTNIEKIIMPILHALSVEVPKAQRKYVEILRNSLEEMTSPFVSKVVNHYHSLSPTEISICNMIRNGMRTKDIAQLRGVSAATVNRHRENIRKKLRITNDRVNLATYLQSLA, encoded by the coding sequence TCTGGAAGATCCCCTTCATCGAGGACAGGGAGCCGGCGAAGATCGACATCGCGCTCCGGGAGCGCATCAAGGAGCTGAACTGCCTCTACGCGATTGCGCGGCTGGCCGAGAGGCACCATGATTCGATGGAGGATTTTCTCAAGGCCCTCGTCGAGCTTCTCCCCTTGTCGTGGCAGTACCCCGAGATCGCCTGTGCCCGAATCGTGATCGAGGACCGGACGTACCGGAGCCGGGACTTCCGGCTCACGAAATGGCGCCAGACCGCGCCGATCCTCGTGCACGGCGAGCCGGTGGGGGACGTGACGATTTTTTACCTGGAGGAGCGCCCCGCGGCGGACGAGGGGCCCTTTCTGAAAGAGGAGCGGGTCCTCATCGACGAGGTGGCAACGCGCATCGGCTCCATCGCCGTGCGCATCGCCGCCGAGAAGGAACTGCAGGAGATCAACAAGCAGCTCTCCGTGGAGCGGCAGGCCCTGCAGGAGGCCAACGCGGCGCTGCGCGCCGTTCTGGCCAAGATCGAGGAGGAGAAGAAACAGACCTACCGGGACATCCAGACGAACATCGAGAAGATCATCATGCCGATCCTCCACGCCCTGTCCGTCGAGGTCCCGAAGGCCCAGCGCAAGTACGTGGAGATCCTCCGCAACAGCCTCGAGGAGATGACCTCGCCCTTCGTCAGCAAGGTCGTCAACCACTACCACTCGCTCTCCCCCACGGAGATCAGCATCTGCAACATGATCCGCAACGGGATGCGCACCAAGGACATCGCCCAGCTGAGGGGGGTGAGCGCGGCCACCGTCAACCGCCACCGGGAGAACATCCGGAAGAAACTGAGGATCACCAATGACCGGGTGAATCTGGCGACCTACCTGCAGTCCCTGGCGTGA